A stretch of Bos taurus isolate L1 Dominette 01449 registration number 42190680 breed Hereford chromosome 5, ARS-UCD2.0, whole genome shotgun sequence DNA encodes these proteins:
- the GPR182 gene encoding G-protein coupled receptor 182: MSATAGPSMAPTRDVGEIYNWTELLHFFNHTLPECHMELNENTKRVALFVLYLAIFVVGLVENLLVICVNWRGSARAGLLRLYVLNMAIADLGIILSLPVWMLEATLDYTWLWGSFSCRFTHYFYYANMYSSIFFLVCLSVDRYVTLTNASTSWQRHQHRGRRAVCAGVWVLSALIPLPEVVHIRLVDSFEPMCLFMAPFETYSTWATVVALSTTVLGFLLPLPLIAVFNVLTARRLRQTGQPEGRRHCLLVCAYIAVFVICWLPYHLTLLLLTLHGTHISLHCYLAHLLYFFYDIIDCFSMLHCVVNPILYNFLSPSFRGRLLNAVVHYLPKVQVREGRHASTSSSSSTQHSIIITKEGIQPPAAGPHQHPSLNFQAANTLPTSAPQSLVAS; encoded by the coding sequence ATGTCGGCCACCGCAGGGCCCAGCATGGCGCCCACCAGGGACGTGGGAGAGATCTACAACTGGACGGAGCTGCTCCACTTCTTCAACCACACCCTGCCCGAGTGCCACATGGAGCTCAACGAGAACACCAAGCGCGTAGCCCTCTTCGTGCTCTACCTGGCCATCTTTGTGGTCGGGCTGGTGGAGAACCTCCTGGTGATCTGCGTCAACTGGCGGGGCTCGGCCCGTGCGGGGCTGCTGCGTCTCTACGTCCTCAATATGGCCATCGCCGACCTGGGCATCATCCTGTCTCTGCCAGTGTGGATGCTGGAGGCCACGCTGGACTACACCTGGCTCTGGGGCAGCTTCTCCTGCCGCTTCACCCACTATTTCTACTATGCCAACATGTACAGCAGCATCTTCTTCCTGGTGTGCCTCAGCGTGGACCGCTACGTCACCCTCACCAACGCCTCTACCTCCTGGCAGCGCCACCAGCACCGAGGGCGCAGGGCCGTGTGTGCCGGGGTCTGGGTCCTCTCGGCCCTCATCCCGCTGCCTGAGGTGGTCCACATCCGGCTGGTGGACAGCTTTGAGCCCATGTGCCTCTTCATGGCGCCTTTTGAAACATACAGCACATGGGCCACGGTGGTGGCCCTGTCCACCACTGTCCTGGGCTTCCTGCTGCCCTTGCCCCTCATCGCCGTCTTCAATGTGCTGACAGCCCGCCGGCTCCGGCAGACAGGACAGCCCGAGGGCCGGCGCCACTGCCTGCTGGTGTGTGCCTACATAGCCGTCTTTGTCATCTGCTGGCTGCCCTACCACCTGACCCTGCTGCTGCTCACACTTCACGGCACCCACATCTCCCTCCACTGCTACCTGGCCCACCTGCTCTACTTCTTCTACGACATCATTGACTGCTTCTCCATGCTCCACTGTGTTGTCAACCCCATCCTTTATAACTTCCTCAGCCCGAGCTTCCGGGGCCGGCTCCTCAATGCCGTGGTCCATTACCTTCCCAAGGTCCAGGTCAGGGAGGGCAGACatgcctccacctcctcctcctcctccacccagcATTCCATCATCATCACCAAGGAGGGTATCCAGCCCCCTGCAGCTGGCCCCCACCAGCACCCAAGCCTGAACTTCCAGGCAGCAAATACCCTACCCACCTCCGCTCCTCAGTCTCTTGTAGCCAGCTGA